From the Ruminiclostridium josui JCM 17888 genome, one window contains:
- a CDS encoding helix-turn-helix domain-containing protein, with protein MAIHYNKLWKLLIDKNMKKKDLQRLSGVSSATITKLGRNENVNTEILQKICTALECDICDILEFVPDKIEKGKVNDNND; from the coding sequence ATGGCAATACATTATAACAAGCTATGGAAGCTGCTAATTGATAAGAATATGAAAAAGAAAGATTTGCAACGCCTTTCCGGTGTTAGCTCGGCAACTATCACAAAGCTTGGCAGAAACGAAAATGTAAATACAGAAATACTTCAAAAAATATGCACAGCATTAGAATGTGACATTTGTGATATTTTAGAGTTTGTACCTGATAAAATTGAGAAAGGCAAGGTGAATGATAACAATGATTAA
- a CDS encoding site-specific DNA-methyltransferase, whose translation MIKDIMNANDSATPNCREMAVLKENFPSCFKADGSFDIERFKEFLSDKIAVTGEGYELKFLGKNYARLLASIDTTTVVVPDEEHNSKSENMNSENIYISGDNLDGLKHLLKSYSRQVKCIYIDPPYNTGTDGFVYNDQFNFTVEELSEKLSIREEQAQRILDLTKRGSASHSAWLMFMYPRLLLARDLLKDDGIIFISIDDNEQANLKLICDDVFGENNFLTCISRATGTPTGGGFDGLVNELDYMLVYARNITAAVINGLAMNEDDARIYNQIDEDGNRYLTRSLRRTGGEDRREDRPTMYYPLIAPDGTEVYPIGPTGYESRWICAPETAKKLEEDGLIEWRKTDLLGKKVWHPYQKYYLENRTKAPGNIWQDFFWPPDDTNHEFLWTDIEGNKKATRDIRDLFDGQKVFETAKPIGLLEKVLTIGSNDGDIIVDFFSGSATTAHAIMRMNAVTQGKRKYILIQLQEPVKPGSDAEKAGYTTIDQIGMDRILRAAVKIREKYPDTTVDLGFKHYTLVEPEQNTLDKLEKFDPTENKLFADKDILSDFGKPTVLATWLVRDGYGLTAEAEELNFAGYNGYYIGKHLYLIDPELSNKAIEAIVVKYETDGSFNPENVVLFGYSFTWTEMEALKINLKRLKDTEKNLRINFDIRY comes from the coding sequence ATGATTAAGGATATTATGAATGCCAATGATAGTGCAACGCCGAACTGTCGAGAAATGGCTGTATTAAAAGAAAATTTCCCCTCATGTTTTAAGGCAGATGGGTCCTTTGATATTGAACGGTTTAAGGAATTTTTAAGTGATAAGATTGCTGTCACAGGAGAGGGTTATGAACTCAAGTTTTTAGGAAAAAATTATGCCCGATTGTTGGCTTCGATTGATACTACAACTGTTGTTGTGCCAGACGAGGAACATAACTCAAAATCAGAAAATATGAACAGTGAAAACATCTACATAAGTGGCGATAATCTTGATGGGTTAAAGCATCTCTTGAAGTCCTATTCACGTCAAGTTAAATGTATTTATATTGATCCTCCTTATAACACTGGAACAGATGGATTTGTGTATAATGACCAGTTCAATTTTACTGTGGAAGAACTTTCGGAAAAATTAAGTATTAGAGAAGAACAGGCACAACGTATTTTAGACTTAACAAAGCGTGGTTCGGCTTCTCATTCTGCGTGGTTAATGTTTATGTACCCACGTCTTTTACTGGCTAGGGATTTACTTAAGGATGATGGGATTATATTTATTTCTATTGATGATAATGAGCAAGCCAATCTTAAACTGATATGTGATGATGTCTTCGGAGAAAATAATTTCTTGACTTGCATTTCGCGTGCAACAGGTACTCCAACTGGCGGAGGTTTTGATGGTCTTGTTAATGAATTAGACTATATGCTTGTATACGCAAGAAATATTACCGCTGCTGTAATCAATGGATTAGCTATGAATGAAGATGATGCAAGAATATATAATCAGATTGATGAAGATGGAAATAGATATTTAACTCGATCACTACGTAGAACTGGTGGTGAAGATAGACGTGAAGATAGGCCAACCATGTACTATCCATTAATTGCTCCAGATGGTACTGAGGTCTATCCTATTGGTCCTACTGGATATGAGAGCAGATGGATATGTGCTCCAGAGACAGCAAAAAAGCTCGAGGAAGATGGATTGATTGAATGGAGAAAAACTGATTTGCTTGGGAAAAAAGTTTGGCACCCATATCAAAAATATTATTTAGAAAATCGAACAAAAGCACCAGGGAACATATGGCAAGACTTTTTCTGGCCACCAGATGACACAAATCATGAATTTCTTTGGACTGATATCGAAGGCAATAAAAAGGCAACAAGAGATATTAGAGATCTATTTGACGGGCAAAAAGTTTTTGAAACAGCAAAACCTATTGGTTTGTTAGAAAAAGTACTTACAATTGGAAGTAATGATGGGGATATAATAGTTGACTTTTTTTCTGGCAGTGCAACTACTGCTCATGCAATCATGAGAATGAATGCAGTAACCCAAGGAAAACGAAAATATATACTTATACAGCTACAAGAGCCTGTAAAGCCAGGAAGTGATGCAGAAAAAGCAGGATACACTACCATAGACCAAATCGGCATGGATCGCATACTACGAGCAGCTGTAAAAATAAGAGAAAAGTATCCAGATACAACAGTTGACCTTGGCTTTAAGCACTATACATTGGTTGAGCCTGAGCAAAACACTCTAGACAAGCTTGAAAAGTTTGACCCTACTGAAAATAAATTATTTGCTGACAAAGACATTCTTAGTGATTTTGGAAAACCTACCGTCCTTGCAACGTGGCTTGTTAGAGATGGATATGGACTTACAGCAGAAGCTGAGGAGTTAAATTTTGCTGGATACAATGGCTATTATATAGGAAAACATCTTTACCTAATTGACCCGGAATTGTCTAATAAGGCGATTGAAGCCATTGTAGTAAAATATGAAACTGACGGCAGCTTTAATCCTGAGAACGTGGTGTTATTCGGTTATAGTTTTACATGGACGGAAATGGAAGCTTTAAAAATTAATTTGAAACGGTTGAAGGATACAGAGAAAAACTTGCGTATCAACTTCGATATCCGTTATTGA
- a CDS encoding type III restriction-modification system endonuclease, translated as MELILQRGLPHQQKAVDAISAALNGVQITSPVQFYENPSISLSDPKLAANIREIQKNIPSEYRSSMPIGDCLNIDIKMETGTGKTYVYTHTIYELHKRYDLNKFIIAVPSLAIKAGTAQFLRDEYVKRHFSDVCGYGTEIEVGVLEAPKNKKKGRSYFPSVVSDFVKGSCQNTKKIYVLLVNMQLLVVRSNGMLSRDDYDYGVEGFYRPLDAIRATNPVVIIDEPHRFSRDQKAFKVIVDEIKPQCLIRFGATFPETTSGRGKNKITVKDYQNLLYDLNACESFNQNLIKGVTKEHFEPVSKREEKVKITSITSKDSVTFQYKKRDESTKTFTLKTGDSLSIINEAFEGITVHAIGKSTVEFSNGIQKSTGEELDVDIYMTSYQEQMMRLALERHFETEKINFCGRNFKIKTLALFFIDDISSYRPNEEGKTPYLLQAFERLLKERIESVLSTLSEHDTEYRAYLEASLADISACHAGYFSQDNSDSDEDIAKEVETILHGKKHLLSFKNKDGSYNTLRFLFSKWTLKEGWDNPNVFTIAKLRSSGSENSKLQEVGRGLRLPVDENGNRISNEEFQLNYIVDFTEADFAKRLIDQINGEIPQASSISEERLEQVAKKLGMTSDELFDALYDKHYIDRRLNIKPDTRDAFFAEYPDFATGLSSGKVKDRNVAKPRPVKIRKAVYSEIRELWEAINQRYLLFYDDDLDADMAKVVLSLLEKPGVFTDVVMTSSRDIVKSDGSQMMIVSDTGAQYIVSKPIPYNEFLKRITNATNIPIKVLHEALCEYVKRNGTINPERINENSVSMFIQQFHDWRSNNLQGRFHYAKSNTPVGATALTYSDGSPREDIAQGRIGTKIVPGTPSEKYLYDAFAYDSPLEQKNIMSDIEEVIVYGKIPRSSIAIPTITGGMYSPDFMYVVRKASGEKELNIVVETKDVENKSDLRGTEKAKIDCARVFFDMLSKDGYTVYFRDQLNNKQMAQIIKEVLAE; from the coding sequence ATGGAACTTATCCTACAACGAGGATTACCACACCAACAAAAAGCTGTAGATGCAATAAGTGCTGCTTTGAATGGGGTACAGATAACTTCTCCTGTACAATTTTATGAAAACCCAAGTATTTCTCTTTCTGATCCTAAACTAGCTGCAAATATTAGAGAAATTCAAAAAAATATACCTTCAGAATATCGAAGCAGTATGCCTATTGGTGACTGCTTGAATATTGATATTAAAATGGAAACTGGTACAGGAAAGACTTACGTTTATACTCATACTATATATGAGCTTCATAAACGTTACGATCTTAATAAGTTTATTATCGCTGTACCTTCACTTGCGATTAAAGCAGGAACTGCACAGTTTTTGCGTGATGAATATGTAAAGCGACATTTTTCCGATGTTTGTGGCTATGGTACAGAAATTGAGGTTGGAGTACTAGAAGCGCCAAAAAACAAGAAAAAGGGGCGCTCCTATTTCCCGAGTGTTGTGAGCGACTTTGTAAAAGGTTCTTGCCAGAACACGAAGAAGATTTATGTATTATTAGTTAATATGCAACTACTTGTTGTCCGATCAAATGGTATGCTTAGCCGTGACGACTATGATTATGGAGTAGAAGGTTTTTATAGACCACTTGATGCTATTCGTGCAACAAACCCTGTTGTTATTATTGATGAGCCACATAGATTTTCTCGTGACCAGAAGGCATTTAAGGTTATCGTTGATGAAATAAAACCACAGTGTCTTATACGCTTTGGTGCTACCTTCCCTGAAACTACAAGTGGACGTGGAAAAAACAAAATAACCGTAAAAGACTACCAAAACCTGCTCTATGATTTAAATGCCTGTGAATCTTTTAATCAAAATTTGATAAAGGGAGTAACGAAGGAGCATTTTGAACCGGTATCCAAGCGTGAAGAAAAGGTGAAAATCACTTCCATCACAAGCAAGGATTCTGTTACCTTTCAGTATAAAAAGCGTGATGAATCGACTAAAACATTTACTCTTAAAACTGGAGATTCACTATCTATCATTAATGAAGCTTTCGAGGGAATTACGGTTCATGCTATTGGCAAATCAACAGTTGAGTTTTCTAATGGTATTCAAAAGTCAACTGGTGAGGAATTGGATGTGGATATCTATATGACCTCTTATCAAGAGCAGATGATGCGTCTTGCCCTTGAGCGTCATTTTGAAACAGAAAAAATAAACTTCTGTGGTCGCAATTTCAAGATCAAGACATTGGCATTATTTTTTATCGATGATATATCATCATATCGACCAAACGAGGAAGGTAAAACCCCTTATCTATTACAAGCTTTTGAGAGATTGCTTAAGGAACGGATAGAATCGGTGCTATCTACCCTCAGTGAGCATGATACTGAATATCGGGCATATCTGGAAGCAAGTCTTGCAGATATTTCTGCTTGCCATGCAGGCTATTTTTCACAGGACAATAGCGATTCGGATGAAGATATAGCAAAAGAAGTAGAAACTATCCTTCATGGAAAAAAACACCTTCTCTCTTTCAAGAATAAAGACGGTAGCTATAACACTTTACGTTTTCTATTTTCAAAATGGACACTTAAAGAGGGCTGGGATAACCCTAATGTATTTACGATAGCTAAACTTCGTTCTAGTGGAAGTGAAAACAGTAAACTGCAAGAGGTTGGACGAGGTTTACGACTGCCTGTAGATGAGAATGGTAATCGAATCTCCAATGAAGAATTCCAGCTTAATTATATTGTCGACTTCACAGAGGCAGACTTTGCTAAACGATTAATAGACCAAATAAACGGAGAAATTCCACAAGCTTCTTCTATTAGCGAAGAAAGATTGGAACAAGTGGCCAAGAAGCTTGGCATGACTTCAGATGAACTTTTTGATGCACTATATGATAAACATTACATAGACAGGCGATTAAATATAAAACCCGATACAAGGGACGCTTTCTTTGCAGAATACCCGGACTTTGCTACAGGATTGTCTTCAGGTAAGGTAAAAGACCGAAATGTAGCAAAACCAAGACCTGTAAAAATCCGCAAAGCTGTTTACAGTGAAATACGCGAATTATGGGAAGCAATCAATCAACGATACCTACTTTTCTATGATGATGATCTGGATGCTGATATGGCTAAAGTTGTTTTATCTTTGCTGGAAAAACCCGGTGTTTTTACAGACGTTGTCATGACTAGCTCCAGAGATATCGTTAAGAGCGATGGCTCACAGATGATGATTGTTTCAGATACAGGTGCCCAATATATAGTATCCAAACCTATTCCCTACAATGAATTTCTTAAGAGGATCACAAATGCTACAAACATTCCAATTAAAGTATTGCATGAGGCATTGTGTGAGTATGTTAAGAGGAATGGAACTATAAATCCAGAACGTATTAATGAAAATTCTGTCAGCATGTTTATCCAACAATTTCATGACTGGAGAAGCAATAATTTGCAAGGTCGATTCCATTATGCAAAAAGCAATACGCCTGTTGGTGCAACAGCACTCACCTATTCAGACGGTTCTCCACGTGAAGATATTGCGCAGGGACGTATTGGCACAAAGATAGTTCCGGGAACTCCAAGTGAGAAGTATTTATATGATGCTTTCGCTTATGACTCACCGTTGGAACAAAAAAATATTATGTCGGACATCGAAGAAGTCATTGTATATGGAAAAATTCCACGTAGCAGCATTGCCATACCAACTATTACCGGTGGAATGTACAGTCCAGACTTCATGTATGTTGTAAGAAAGGCTTCCGGTGAGAAAGAGCTTAACATTGTAGTCGAAACAAAAGACGTAGAAAATAAATCCGACTTACGTGGTACAGAAAAAGCAAAAATTGATTGTGCTCGTGTTTTCTTTGATATGCTCTCGAAAGATGGATACACTGTTTATTTCCGTGATCAGTTAAACAACAAACAGATGGCTCAGATTATTAAGGAAGTATTGGCAGAGTAA
- a CDS encoding ATP-dependent nuclease has protein sequence MRLEAFLIKHYRSIEKVALKLPQNKPLVLFGPNNAGKSNILSAINRLLGERYPTNIEMLESDYFKRNQSEYPTAQITAKFSEPLHYDSRGNGHDVITISYNYNGQANNNLFHDVNGNRLYIKNEERSACQSYLIDAERNIQSAFNYSSSYSLLSKFSKKIHEALSTEHKDELSQAFNQITASFEQTDEFSGFFNRFSEALKGAVKGFVHSLAVDFSAYDPNNYAKSLRIYAKEGDNIRGFEEFGTGEQQVLLMAFVKAYMEVFTGENFVLIIEEPEAHLHPLAQRWLKEYVVDMCSCGIQVIISTHSAEFIDAEYLDGLVRVHKEGGVTKAIQLSAQQLCDFCIGSGVPENCVSPENIVDFYSTKLFSDQLKGMFAETIILVEGATEYFALPVYLKRSGYSLAEHGTEIVNCRGKDAIPLYWRLFKAYGYNCYAIFDCDRNASKTRDVFNGIFCEEEWDTETENCIVRADYAYFGKDFESYLRTAIEDYTSMEQTISEKYHISSKPGKAKAIAQHIEEIPHFIKDIADKLLIIELLGQN, from the coding sequence TTGAGGTTAGAAGCATTTTTAATTAAACATTATCGGTCGATAGAAAAAGTGGCTCTTAAACTTCCTCAAAATAAGCCACTTGTCCTATTTGGACCGAATAACGCAGGAAAATCTAATATATTATCAGCTATAAATAGATTACTTGGTGAAAGGTATCCAACAAATATTGAGATGTTGGAAAGTGATTACTTTAAACGTAATCAAAGTGAATATCCTACCGCACAGATAACTGCTAAATTTTCTGAGCCTTTACATTATGATAGTAGAGGGAATGGACATGATGTGATAACTATAAGTTATAATTATAATGGACAGGCTAATAATAATCTTTTTCACGATGTTAATGGAAATAGGTTATATATAAAAAATGAAGAGCGTTCCGCTTGTCAATCTTACTTGATTGATGCTGAAAGAAATATCCAGAGTGCTTTTAATTATAGTAGTAGCTACTCTCTGTTAAGCAAGTTTTCAAAGAAGATACATGAAGCCTTAAGTACAGAGCATAAAGATGAATTATCACAAGCCTTTAATCAAATTACAGCATCCTTTGAACAGACTGATGAATTCTCTGGTTTTTTTAATCGATTTTCTGAAGCTCTAAAGGGAGCGGTAAAAGGGTTTGTTCATTCATTGGCTGTGGATTTTTCAGCCTATGATCCAAACAATTATGCAAAGTCACTTCGGATCTATGCAAAAGAGGGAGATAATATTCGTGGATTTGAAGAATTCGGCACTGGTGAACAGCAAGTCTTATTAATGGCTTTTGTTAAAGCATATATGGAAGTATTCACTGGTGAAAACTTTGTGTTGATTATTGAAGAACCAGAAGCCCATCTTCATCCCTTAGCTCAAAGATGGTTAAAGGAATATGTTGTGGATATGTGTTCATGTGGTATTCAAGTAATCATTTCAACACATTCCGCAGAATTCATAGATGCAGAATACTTAGACGGACTTGTTCGAGTACATAAAGAGGGTGGAGTTACTAAAGCAATACAACTATCCGCTCAGCAACTTTGCGATTTTTGTATAGGGTCAGGTGTTCCAGAGAATTGTGTGTCACCAGAAAATATAGTTGATTTTTACTCGACAAAACTATTTTCAGACCAGTTAAAAGGAATGTTTGCCGAAACAATCATTTTAGTGGAGGGAGCTACTGAATATTTTGCTCTGCCAGTGTATTTGAAACGTAGTGGGTATTCTTTAGCTGAACATGGAACCGAAATTGTTAATTGTCGCGGTAAGGATGCAATCCCCTTGTACTGGAGGTTATTTAAAGCATACGGTTATAATTGTTATGCTATATTTGATTGTGACAGGAATGCATCAAAGACTAGGGATGTGTTTAATGGCATCTTTTGCGAAGAAGAATGGGATACAGAAACTGAAAATTGTATTGTTAGAGCCGATTATGCATACTTCGGTAAAGACTTTGAATCCTATTTGCGTACAGCAATAGAGGATTATACTTCAATGGAACAAACTATTTCTGAAAAATATCATATTTCTTCAAAGCCAGGAAAAGCTAAAGCTATTGCACAACATATAGAGGAAATTCCTCATTTTATTAAGGATATTGCAGATAAACTATTAATTATAGAACTATTGGGACAAAATTAG
- a CDS encoding MYG1 family protein encodes MDINKEFKKVATHSGRFHADEVMATAILKQVFEIELTRTRDPEILEKQDLIYDIGNGEFDHHQLEKEYRDNGTPYAACGLIWRKFGKQAILSKHPEVSENEVEIIFRYVDTVLVEGIDAADNGIRTTENIIPTMCISSIIGGYNPTWDSPESVDAAFNDAVGFAEDILENLIDQKVSTLKARTFVIDAYNNRKRPELLVLDNSYPWERTLKEIDKNKEVLFVIYPKEEGYYMQTVREYGEVRKDRKSLPEEWAGKREEELSRIVGVKDAVFCHSSRFIAKAGSFESILKMADIAISKPEQKIENRVVDRNVFDILRLILQNKLVIKIRRNR; translated from the coding sequence TTGGATATAAATAAAGAATTTAAAAAAGTAGCAACTCATAGCGGCAGATTTCATGCTGACGAAGTAATGGCAACGGCCATACTGAAACAGGTATTTGAAATTGAATTGACCAGAACCAGAGACCCGGAAATTCTTGAGAAACAAGATTTAATATACGATATTGGCAATGGGGAGTTTGACCATCATCAGTTGGAAAAGGAGTATAGGGACAATGGTACACCATATGCTGCTTGTGGACTAATATGGAGAAAATTTGGAAAGCAAGCAATATTATCAAAGCATCCGGAAGTATCAGAAAATGAAGTAGAAATTATTTTCAGGTACGTAGATACTGTACTGGTAGAAGGAATTGATGCAGCCGATAATGGTATTAGGACAACAGAGAACATTATTCCTACTATGTGTATTTCTTCAATTATTGGTGGTTATAACCCTACATGGGATTCCCCAGAGTCAGTGGATGCAGCATTTAATGATGCAGTAGGATTTGCGGAAGATATTCTGGAAAACTTAATTGATCAAAAGGTTTCAACACTAAAAGCGAGAACTTTTGTAATTGATGCTTACAACAATCGTAAGAGACCTGAACTGTTAGTATTGGATAATTCATATCCGTGGGAACGTACGCTAAAAGAGATTGATAAAAATAAAGAAGTTCTGTTTGTTATTTATCCAAAAGAAGAAGGATACTATATGCAAACGGTTCGTGAGTACGGTGAAGTGCGCAAGGACAGAAAGAGTCTTCCAGAGGAATGGGCTGGAAAAAGGGAAGAGGAATTGAGCCGCATTGTAGGAGTAAAAGATGCTGTCTTTTGCCATTCATCAAGATTTATAGCAAAAGCCGGTTCATTTGAAAGTATATTAAAAATGGCAGATATCGCTATTTCAAAGCCTGAACAAAAGATAGAAAACAGGGTTGTAGATAGAAATGTTTTTGATATTTTAAGGTTAATTTTACAAAATAAATTAGTGATTAAAATCAGAAGAAATAGATAA
- a CDS encoding heme oxygenase (biliverdin-producing), whose protein sequence is MDFTVNIKNNTNALHLASEKSGFIKRLIEGNASKEGYIEYIFNLHAMYKAIEDTLNKHLNHEGIEYFATKELYRSELIKKDLDILVGGKLSEMKLLPSTEACIARIHEIDKEHPELIVAYAYVRFIADLFGGRIFPDILTKSYDIPKDALNYYIQPDIGNIRDYVMEYHKKFEKLNLSEPMQNLFAIEISNVYIYNIGISNELDAKLFHAK, encoded by the coding sequence ATGGATTTTACGGTAAACATAAAAAATAACACTAATGCATTGCATTTAGCATCTGAGAAAAGTGGGTTTATAAAGAGATTAATCGAAGGAAACGCAAGTAAAGAAGGATATATTGAATATATATTTAATTTACATGCTATGTATAAAGCAATAGAGGATACTCTTAATAAACATTTAAACCATGAAGGTATTGAATATTTTGCTACAAAAGAATTGTATAGATCCGAATTAATAAAAAAGGACTTAGATATTCTGGTTGGAGGTAAACTATCTGAAATGAAATTATTGCCTTCTACAGAAGCATGTATAGCAAGAATACACGAGATAGATAAAGAGCATCCTGAGTTAATTGTAGCTTATGCTTATGTCAGGTTTATTGCAGATTTATTTGGAGGAAGAATATTCCCAGACATACTAACAAAAAGTTATGATATTCCTAAAGATGCCTTAAACTATTATATTCAACCTGACATTGGAAATATCAGAGATTATGTAATGGAATATCACAAGAAATTTGAGAAATTAAATTTATCTGAACCCATGCAAAACTTATTTGCTATAGAAATAAGCAATGTTTATATTTATAATATTGGAATTTCAAATGAGCTAGATGCAAAGTTATTTCATGCTAAATAA
- a CDS encoding flavodoxin family protein, giving the protein MKITMIHGQNHMGSTYHIGKLLADKLATEDEITEFFLPRDLNHFCKGCYQCIDDDTKCPYYKEKRSIIDAMEKADMFIFTTPNYCMGPSASMKAFLDMMFTYWMAHCPREWMFRKKAVVISTAAGAGTKQAIKGVTRSLFYWGVPFIKSYGINVQAMNWAGVKADKKIKIEKDMNKFAQKVARVKRPRASIKTKFIFFIMANIHKAGWDSSPVERKYWEERGWLNKERPWKK; this is encoded by the coding sequence ATGAAAATTACGATGATACATGGGCAAAACCATATGGGAAGTACTTATCATATAGGCAAGCTATTGGCAGATAAGCTTGCAACGGAGGATGAGATTACAGAGTTTTTCTTGCCAAGGGACTTGAATCATTTTTGCAAGGGCTGCTACCAATGTATTGATGATGATACAAAATGTCCATATTACAAGGAAAAGCGGAGCATTATCGACGCTATGGAAAAGGCTGATATGTTTATTTTCACTACCCCAAACTATTGCATGGGTCCATCTGCATCAATGAAAGCTTTTCTTGACATGATGTTTACATATTGGATGGCACATTGTCCTAGAGAGTGGATGTTTAGAAAGAAAGCAGTTGTTATTTCAACTGCTGCTGGAGCAGGAACCAAGCAGGCAATTAAGGGCGTGACAAGGTCTCTCTTTTATTGGGGTGTTCCTTTTATAAAAAGCTATGGCATTAACGTACAGGCCATGAACTGGGCTGGCGTGAAGGCGGATAAGAAAATAAAAATCGAAAAAGATATGAATAAGTTTGCCCAAAAGGTGGCACGTGTTAAAAGGCCAAGAGCAAGTATAAAGACAAAATTTATATTTTTTATTATGGCGAACATACACAAAGCCGGATGGGATTCTTCTCCTGTCGAAAGGAAGTATTGGGAGGAACGGGGGTGGCTAAATAAGGAGCGACCTTGGAAAAAATAG
- a CDS encoding MFS transporter: MENIGGYNNIRNSSEEKIPKRHWISLTVILAAVFMDLLDSTIVGLAIPVIQRDIGTSLALMQWVIAAYSISLSILLIVGGRLGDIFGRKRIFLIGVAGFILASAVCGCAQNSIVLIGARAIQGAMSAMMIPQVLSIIYILFPAKERGIALGIYGGVVGLATISGPLVGAFLIQGNILNLGWRAIFLINIPIGIVTLICTMIFIQESKSLKAMRMDILGIVIATVGLLLFIYPLIQGEEAGWPIWSFLMILMSIPIFVAFAFYEKHVTNKTGSPLVVVSLFKQKQFAAGLLVNLCVFSAISAFFFTFGVYWQIGMGFSTKNAGLTTLAWSISVMLISGKSVKLVNKYGRKLIRAGVVILIIAMVGMIITIFAKGKEIGSWNMVPLMIIGGLGSGLISPVLTNIIIGCVKNDDVGSASGIINTITQMANGIGVALVGVVFFGVLVNQANISVEKAIPNIQSEFHNIGIPAKLQDELINDFRVTFSEGLFENDTQRSISCVKQLDKAKSNNQISNEMKDSVLNVIKKEYNHHRKLLFNLSFKYALVFVSIVFLIAFFLITLLPGKRIGMQI, translated from the coding sequence GTGGAGAATATCGGAGGATACAATAATATTCGTAACAGCAGTGAAGAGAAAATTCCAAAACGTCACTGGATTTCGTTAACAGTTATACTTGCTGCTGTATTTATGGATCTTTTGGACAGTACCATAGTAGGTCTTGCTATCCCTGTAATTCAAAGAGATATCGGTACAAGTCTTGCGCTTATGCAATGGGTAATAGCAGCATATTCAATTTCATTATCTATTTTACTTATAGTTGGTGGCAGATTAGGAGATATTTTTGGCCGTAAGCGTATTTTTTTAATAGGAGTTGCGGGATTCATTTTAGCTTCAGCCGTGTGTGGTTGTGCACAAAATTCTATAGTGCTCATTGGAGCCCGTGCTATACAAGGGGCAATGTCAGCGATGATGATACCCCAGGTACTATCAATTATTTATATATTATTTCCGGCTAAAGAAAGAGGAATAGCTTTGGGAATATATGGAGGAGTAGTTGGTTTAGCTACTATAAGCGGTCCGCTAGTTGGTGCATTTTTAATTCAGGGAAATATTTTGAATCTTGGATGGAGAGCTATTTTCCTAATTAATATACCAATAGGTATTGTTACTTTAATATGTACTATGATATTTATTCAAGAATCAAAATCTTTGAAAGCAATGCGTATGGATATATTAGGAATTGTAATTGCTACTGTTGGTTTATTGCTATTTATTTATCCTCTAATTCAAGGGGAAGAAGCCGGATGGCCTATTTGGTCTTTTCTGATGATACTAATGTCAATTCCCATATTTGTAGCCTTTGCTTTCTATGAAAAACATGTAACCAATAAAACAGGATCTCCTCTGGTTGTTGTAAGCTTGTTCAAACAAAAACAGTTTGCTGCAGGACTTCTTGTTAATTTATGTGTATTTTCAGCAATATCTGCTTTTTTCTTTACTTTTGGGGTGTATTGGCAGATAGGAATGGGCTTTTCAACAAAAAATGCTGGTTTGACCACATTGGCTTGGTCAATAAGTGTAATGTTAATTTCTGGAAAATCTGTTAAGCTTGTGAATAAATATGGAAGAAAGTTGATTCGAGCGGGAGTGGTTATATTAATCATAGCTATGGTAGGTATGATTATTACTATATTTGCAAAAGGAAAAGAAATAGGGTCTTGGAATATGGTTCCGCTGATGATAATTGGTGGATTAGGAAGTGGATTGATATCTCCAGTGCTTACTAATATCATTATTGGATGTGTTAAAAATGATGATGTTGGATCTGCATCTGGAATTATCAATACTATAACACAAATGGCCAATGGAATAGGCGTAGCTTTGGTAGGAGTTGTCTTTTTTGGCGTGTTGGTAAATCAAGCAAACATAAGTGTTGAAAAGGCTATTCCAAATATACAATCCGAATTTCATAATATAGGTATACCAGCAAAGCTACAGGATGAACTTATTAATGATTTTAGGGTCACATTTTCTGAAGGACTTTTTGAAAATGATACTCAACGCTCTATTTCTTGTGTCAAACAGCTAGATAAAGCAAAATCAAATAATCAAATATCAAATGAAATGAAAGATTCAGTATTAAATGTAATCAAAAAAGAATATAACCACCACCGTAAGCTTTTGTTCAATTTATCTTTCAAGTATGCACTTGTTTTTGTATCTATAGTTTTTTTAATAGCTTTCTTTCTAATTACCTTACTTCCTGGTAAACGTATAGGGATGCAAATTTGA